From Bordetella flabilis, the proteins below share one genomic window:
- a CDS encoding glutathione S-transferase family protein: MKLYYSPGSCALAVQIALEETGADYDAQRIDFDRQEQRSPEYLRLNPLGRVPVLETPRGVLTEVPAILAYIAATFPEAALAPADAFDHARMQSFNAFLSSSVHVTYAHYTRPYRWSDDDACRASMKSKAVDTFAEQMGMIDAQRLAGPWVMGEQYTVADPYLYVIARWFAKLQPGMAGLARVAEHHERVQARPAVLRALQKQGLAPA; the protein is encoded by the coding sequence ATGAAGCTCTACTACTCGCCTGGCTCCTGCGCGCTGGCCGTGCAAATTGCCCTCGAAGAAACCGGCGCGGATTACGACGCCCAGCGCATCGACTTCGATCGACAGGAACAGCGCTCGCCGGAATACCTGCGCCTCAATCCCCTCGGCCGCGTTCCGGTGCTGGAAACGCCGCGCGGCGTGCTCACCGAAGTGCCGGCTATCCTGGCCTACATCGCCGCTACGTTCCCCGAAGCGGCATTGGCCCCGGCCGATGCGTTCGACCATGCGCGCATGCAATCCTTCAATGCTTTCCTGTCCTCCAGCGTCCACGTCACTTATGCTCACTACACGCGGCCCTACCGCTGGTCGGACGACGACGCCTGCCGCGCCAGCATGAAAAGCAAGGCGGTCGATACCTTCGCCGAACAGATGGGCATGATCGACGCGCAGCGCCTCGCCGGACCTTGGGTCATGGGCGAGCAGTACACGGTCGCCGATCCCTATCTGTATGTCATTGCGCGCTGGTTCGCCAAGCTGCAACCCGGCATGGCCGGCCTTGCCCGCGTGGCCGAGCACCACGAGCGTGTGCAGGCACGCCCCGCGGTGTTACGCGCGCTGCAGAAGCAAGGGCTGGCGCCGGCCTGA
- a CDS encoding GNAT family N-acetyltransferase: MPDSPVLSFRPATPADVPALLALRQATMTPHLERAGAPSDEAANLARVNYRLEDALLVYEGDDLVGLFKVARGGAHWKLVQVQIAPHRQGEGLGGRLVRGLQAQAAEAGCAIELDVLKGNPARRLYERCGFVVVGEDPLELRMRWTP; this comes from the coding sequence GTGCCCGATTCCCCCGTACTGTCTTTCCGGCCCGCGACGCCGGCCGATGTCCCGGCATTGCTGGCCTTGCGCCAGGCGACGATGACACCGCACCTTGAACGCGCCGGCGCGCCCAGCGACGAAGCCGCCAACCTGGCGCGCGTGAATTACCGCCTGGAGGACGCGCTGTTGGTGTACGAGGGAGACGACCTGGTGGGCCTGTTCAAGGTTGCGCGCGGCGGCGCCCATTGGAAACTGGTGCAGGTACAGATCGCGCCGCATCGCCAGGGCGAGGGGCTGGGTGGGCGGCTGGTGCGTGGCCTGCAGGCGCAGGCGGCCGAGGCGGGCTGCGCCATCGAACTGGATGTGCTGAAGGGCAACCCCGCGCGCCGTTTGTATGAACGATGTGGCTTTGTCGTCGTGGGCGAGGACCCCCTGGAACTGCGCATGCGTTGGACACCATAG
- a CDS encoding SAM-dependent methyltransferase: MTTLRYSWAKALLGVALMAGAGAVSAQSADTAAKPRTPDVIFVPTPQPVVDAMLKIANVGPQDVLYDLGSGDGRIPVTAAKRFGTQGVGIDIDPQRIQEANANAKSAGVTDKVKFIQGDLFQQDLSKATVISLYLLPSLNVKLRPTLLKLKPGTRIVSHAFDMGDWKPDQTLNVDGRMVYFWTVPKQQ; encoded by the coding sequence ATGACCACACTCCGGTATTCATGGGCGAAGGCATTGCTGGGCGTTGCATTGATGGCAGGTGCGGGCGCCGTGTCGGCACAATCGGCCGACACCGCCGCCAAGCCGCGCACACCCGATGTGATCTTCGTTCCGACCCCGCAGCCCGTCGTCGACGCCATGCTGAAAATCGCCAACGTCGGTCCCCAGGACGTGCTTTACGACCTGGGATCGGGGGACGGGCGTATCCCGGTTACCGCCGCCAAGCGCTTCGGCACGCAGGGCGTGGGCATCGACATCGACCCGCAACGCATCCAGGAGGCCAACGCCAATGCCAAGAGCGCCGGCGTGACGGACAAGGTCAAGTTCATCCAGGGCGACCTGTTCCAGCAGGACCTGTCGAAGGCGACGGTCATCAGCCTGTACCTGCTGCCGTCCCTGAACGTGAAGCTGCGGCCGACCTTGCTCAAGCTCAAGCCCGGCACACGCATCGTGTCGCACGCCTTCGACATGGGCGACTGGAAACCCGATCAGACGCTGAACGTCGATGGCCGCATGGTTTACTTCTGGACGGTACCCAAGCAGCAGTGA
- a CDS encoding APC family permease, which translates to MRDASSPLPAAVPAASTLARPSPLLSTLDVMALVVGIVIGAGIFSAPALIAANAASLGHILTAWLVGGVISLAGAMCYAELATSHPDAGGDYHYLRKAFGEKIAFLFAWARLTVIPTGSIALLGYVFGDYATQVYNLGPYSAAIYAAITVVALTLLNVIGLRAGKWTQNLLTILEVGGVLFIIIAGLALSGQGTGGAVTPATLPTATNWGLVLIFVMLTYGGWNEAAYVSAEVVGPGRNLPRALLWSLALVTVVYLLVNLAYAKVLGVAGMAASDAVAADALRAVLGETGAQLISVLIAISALTSANATILTGARTTYAFGRDEPMFALLGRWDTRHHTPTNALLVQGGIALALVGLGAATRSGFATMVEYTAPVFWLFFVLSGAALFVLRHREPTRPRPFSVPFYPLTPLLFCGTSAYLFYASVRHTGVGALTGLTVLAVGAIVLLLRRRPATPAS; encoded by the coding sequence GTGCGCGACGCGTCCTCCCCCCTCCCGGCAGCCGTCCCCGCAGCATCCACCCTGGCCCGTCCATCGCCGTTGCTGTCCACGCTGGACGTCATGGCGCTGGTCGTCGGCATCGTCATCGGCGCGGGGATCTTCAGCGCACCCGCCCTCATCGCGGCCAACGCCGCCAGCCTCGGCCATATCCTGACGGCGTGGCTGGTCGGTGGAGTGATCTCGCTGGCCGGCGCGATGTGCTACGCCGAACTGGCCACCTCGCACCCCGATGCCGGCGGCGACTACCACTACCTGCGCAAGGCCTTCGGCGAGAAGATCGCGTTCCTGTTCGCCTGGGCACGGCTGACCGTCATTCCCACCGGCTCCATCGCCCTGCTGGGCTATGTGTTCGGCGACTACGCCACCCAGGTCTACAACCTGGGCCCGTATTCCGCCGCGATCTACGCGGCGATCACCGTGGTGGCGCTGACGCTCCTCAATGTCATCGGTCTGCGCGCCGGCAAGTGGACACAGAACCTGCTCACCATCCTGGAGGTGGGCGGCGTGCTGTTCATCATCATCGCCGGCCTCGCGCTGAGCGGACAGGGGACGGGCGGCGCCGTCACGCCCGCCACCCTGCCGACCGCGACCAACTGGGGCCTGGTGCTCATCTTCGTCATGCTGACCTATGGCGGCTGGAACGAAGCCGCCTACGTGTCGGCGGAGGTCGTGGGGCCCGGCCGTAACCTGCCGCGGGCGCTGCTGTGGAGCCTGGCCTTGGTCACGGTGGTGTACCTGCTGGTCAACCTCGCCTATGCCAAGGTGCTGGGCGTGGCCGGCATGGCGGCGTCCGATGCCGTCGCGGCCGATGCCTTGCGAGCCGTGCTGGGCGAAACCGGCGCACAGCTGATCAGCGTGCTGATCGCGATTTCCGCGCTGACCTCCGCCAATGCCACCATCCTGACGGGCGCCCGCACGACGTATGCGTTCGGTCGGGACGAGCCGATGTTCGCCTTGCTCGGCCGCTGGGATACGCGCCACCACACGCCCACCAACGCCCTGCTGGTCCAGGGCGGCATCGCCCTGGCGCTGGTGGGACTCGGCGCCGCAACCCGCAGCGGCTTCGCCACCATGGTGGAATACACGGCGCCCGTGTTCTGGCTGTTCTTCGTCCTGAGCGGCGCCGCGCTGTTCGTGCTGCGTCATCGCGAGCCCACGCGGCCGCGGCCGTTCAGCGTTCCTTTCTATCCGCTCACGCCCCTGCTGTTCTGCGGCACCAGCGCGTACCTGTTCTATGCCAGCGTGCGGCACACCGGCGTGGGCGCGCTGACCGGCCTGACGGTACTGGCCGTGGGGGCCATCGTGCTTCTGCTGCGCAGGCGCCCGGCGACGCCGGCCAGCTGA
- a CDS encoding antibiotic biosynthesis monooxygenase family protein: MFLEIAQIEIKEGTHAQFEDGVRQAKPLFLRAKGCHGVSLQRSVESPNRYRLFVEWATLENHTVDFRGSADFATWRELVSPYFAGPPAVEHTRLVDLG, encoded by the coding sequence ATGTTTCTGGAGATCGCCCAGATCGAAATCAAGGAAGGGACCCACGCACAGTTCGAGGATGGGGTGCGGCAGGCCAAGCCACTGTTCCTGCGAGCCAAGGGCTGTCACGGCGTCTCGCTGCAACGTTCGGTGGAATCCCCCAACCGCTATCGCCTTTTCGTCGAATGGGCCACCTTGGAAAACCACACGGTGGATTTCCGTGGCTCGGCCGACTTCGCCACCTGGCGCGAGCTCGTCAGTCCGTATTTCGCGGGGCCGCCGGCCGTCGAACATACCCGGTTGGTGGATCTCGGCTAG
- a CDS encoding cupin domain-containing protein produces MTTSNASQGAGGSDAPQPGIFRPSELQAYERGGGARTIPLVTAGAGATAFINGITEFAAGVAIPFHSHNCEESVMLLEGDAILDINGESHRLKPLDTTWIPPNVPHRFRNMSDTQPMKILWIYASIHATRTLTESGVTNPVALEHIKR; encoded by the coding sequence ATGACCACATCCAACGCAAGCCAGGGAGCCGGCGGCAGCGACGCGCCCCAGCCGGGCATCTTCCGCCCCTCCGAACTGCAGGCCTACGAGCGCGGCGGCGGTGCACGCACCATCCCGCTTGTGACCGCCGGCGCGGGCGCCACCGCCTTCATCAACGGCATCACGGAATTCGCGGCGGGCGTCGCCATTCCGTTTCACAGCCACAATTGCGAAGAAAGCGTCATGCTGCTCGAAGGCGACGCCATCCTCGACATCAATGGCGAATCGCATCGGCTCAAGCCCCTGGACACGACGTGGATTCCACCCAATGTCCCGCACCGCTTCCGTAATATGTCCGACACCCAGCCGATGAAGATCCTGTGGATCTATGCGTCCATCCATGCGACGCGCACGCTGACGGAAAGCGGCGTGACCAATCCGGTCGCGCTGGAACATATCAAGCGCTGA
- a CDS encoding NAD-dependent succinate-semialdehyde dehydrogenase, producing the protein MIHSINPFDETRLATFDEHDDAAIDATLTRARAAQRDWRRTTLAQRQDVLRRLAGALRADKAEYAALITAEMGKPITEAIAEVEKCAINCDFYANEAERLLAPEVVASNATHSKVVFDPLGTVLAVMPWNYPFWQVMRFAAPAILAGNTAVLKHANNVPQCALALAKVFDRADAPQGLFATLLVNSSRVERLIADDRIAAVTFTGSTPVGRTIASQAGAALKKQVLELGGSDPFVVLADADIDLAARTAVKARFHNAGQSCISAKRFIVEAPVADAFVEAFLAHTRALNVGDPRDASVDVGPMARDNLRVDLDKQVRDSVAAGARLLAGGAPRTGKGYFYAPTVLDHVTPDMPAGRDETFGPAAAIIRCKDADEAIRIANDTVFGLGAALWTGDLTRADAYARELEAGAVFINGTVASDPRLPFGGVKQSGYGRELGSYGLKEFTNIKSVWTGPARQA; encoded by the coding sequence ATGATTCATTCCATCAATCCGTTCGACGAAACCCGGCTCGCCACCTTCGACGAGCACGACGATGCCGCCATCGACGCCACGCTGACGCGTGCCCGTGCGGCGCAGCGAGACTGGCGCCGCACGACCCTGGCGCAGCGCCAGGACGTGCTGCGCCGCCTTGCCGGCGCACTGCGCGCCGACAAGGCCGAGTATGCGGCGCTGATCACCGCCGAAATGGGCAAGCCCATTACCGAGGCCATTGCCGAGGTGGAAAAGTGCGCGATCAACTGCGATTTCTACGCCAACGAGGCCGAACGCCTGCTGGCGCCCGAAGTCGTCGCCAGCAACGCCACCCATAGCAAGGTGGTGTTCGACCCCCTGGGAACGGTGCTGGCGGTCATGCCGTGGAACTATCCCTTCTGGCAGGTCATGCGCTTTGCCGCGCCGGCCATCCTCGCCGGCAACACGGCGGTGCTGAAGCACGCCAACAACGTGCCCCAATGCGCCCTGGCCCTGGCCAAGGTCTTCGACCGCGCCGACGCGCCGCAGGGACTGTTCGCCACCCTGCTGGTGAATTCGTCCCGGGTGGAGCGACTGATCGCCGACGACCGTATCGCGGCGGTGACGTTCACCGGCTCGACGCCCGTGGGCCGGACCATCGCGTCCCAGGCGGGCGCGGCCTTGAAGAAACAGGTGCTGGAGCTGGGCGGCTCGGATCCCTTCGTCGTGCTCGCCGATGCCGACATCGACCTGGCCGCGCGCACCGCTGTCAAGGCGCGCTTCCATAACGCCGGCCAGAGCTGCATTTCGGCCAAGCGCTTCATCGTGGAAGCGCCCGTGGCGGACGCCTTCGTCGAAGCCTTCCTGGCGCACACCCGTGCGCTGAACGTGGGCGATCCCCGCGACGCCAGCGTCGACGTGGGACCGATGGCGCGCGACAACCTGCGCGTGGACCTGGACAAGCAGGTGCGCGATTCGGTCGCCGCGGGTGCGCGGCTCCTGGCGGGTGGCGCGCCGCGCACCGGCAAAGGCTACTTCTACGCACCCACCGTGCTGGACCACGTCACTCCCGACATGCCGGCCGGCCGCGATGAAACATTCGGCCCGGCCGCCGCCATCATCCGCTGCAAGGATGCCGACGAGGCCATACGTATCGCCAACGATACCGTGTTCGGCCTGGGCGCCGCGCTGTGGACCGGCGACCTGACCCGCGCCGACGCCTATGCCCGTGAATTGGAAGCGGGCGCCGTCTTCATCAACGGCACCGTGGCTTCCGATCCGCGCCTGCCCTTCGGCGGCGTCAAGCAATCGGGATACGGACGCGAGCTCGGCAGCTACGGCCTGAAGGAATTCACCAACATCAAATCGGTATGGACCGGCCCGGCGCGCCAGGCGTAG
- a CDS encoding Bug family tripartite tricarboxylate transporter substrate binding protein, with protein MSMAAVVALTAGAMLPAHAEYPDRSITMIIPLAAASAVDNTARLVAQEMGKLLGQSIVVENIPGAAGAIGANRVATANPDGYTIGAFNDSILTMVPNLTKTPWDPLTSFAPVSLVSTLDWGLVATPGLPYKNAGDLIAAAKAAPGRIEYASGGIGSPQHIAMALFAFKNKLDMVHVPYKGASPAAVGVASGEAKVAFQALATVKGLVDSKRLTLLGVASDQPIAEMPGVPTIGESGSPGFIFSSWFVVVAPSKTPPAVIAKLNATIKQVLQNPEVQAKLAAQGARPVGSSPEELATRTKESYAAYGKLIRDNNIQAE; from the coding sequence ATGAGCATGGCCGCGGTGGTAGCCCTGACGGCCGGCGCGATGCTGCCGGCGCATGCCGAGTATCCGGACCGCAGCATCACGATGATCATTCCTCTGGCCGCGGCCAGCGCGGTCGACAATACGGCGCGCCTGGTGGCCCAGGAAATGGGCAAGCTGCTGGGCCAGTCCATCGTGGTCGAGAACATTCCCGGTGCGGCCGGCGCCATCGGCGCTAACCGCGTGGCGACCGCCAATCCGGACGGCTACACCATCGGCGCGTTCAATGACAGCATCCTCACCATGGTGCCGAACCTCACCAAGACGCCCTGGGATCCGCTGACCAGCTTCGCCCCGGTGTCGCTGGTGTCCACGCTGGACTGGGGCCTGGTAGCCACGCCGGGCCTGCCCTACAAGAACGCGGGCGACCTGATTGCCGCAGCCAAGGCCGCGCCGGGCCGCATCGAATATGCCTCGGGCGGCATCGGCAGTCCGCAGCATATCGCCATGGCCTTGTTTGCTTTCAAGAATAAGCTGGACATGGTCCATGTGCCATACAAGGGCGCGTCGCCCGCCGCGGTGGGCGTGGCCAGCGGTGAAGCCAAGGTGGCTTTCCAGGCCCTGGCCACCGTCAAGGGCCTGGTGGACAGCAAGCGGCTTACGTTGCTGGGCGTGGCGTCGGACCAGCCCATCGCCGAAATGCCGGGCGTGCCCACCATCGGCGAGTCCGGCTCGCCGGGTTTCATCTTCTCGTCATGGTTCGTCGTCGTGGCGCCTTCCAAGACGCCGCCGGCCGTCATCGCAAAGCTGAACGCCACCATCAAGCAAGTGCTGCAGAATCCCGAGGTCCAGGCCAAGCTGGCCGCCCAGGGCGCCCGTCCGGTCGGCTCTTCGCCGGAAGAACTGGCCACGCGCACCAAGGAAAGCTACGCCGCATACGGCAAGCTGATCCGCGACAACAACATCCAGGCCGAGTAA
- the cynR gene encoding transcriptional regulator CynR, with product MNNKSGIKLRQLEYFLAVAETLHFSKAAEKLFVTQPTLSHQLAELETHLGKALFDRSGKRIRLTQVGQVFHAYARRSLDELAAGYTALEELDGLQRGHVNIGVSQSFVRKLLPPIVAEFMRSYPAVRLTVKEMMAPMIEQQLASGELHLGIAFVPARLEDTAVEPLFKERLMLVVGAGHRLAARKRVRLADLASEPLVLMTRDYYTRALIEQYFDQRGLAPDIVCETNAISLMMELAAQSQLATLLPESTIDPSAPVAVIPVYEPVPLRVTALLWSKRHHRTVAGDTFARLLRDRLQPVGAALRQRTARGDTPADTPPAACGQRPVTQ from the coding sequence ATGAACAACAAATCCGGAATCAAGCTGCGCCAGCTGGAGTATTTTCTTGCCGTTGCAGAAACACTGCATTTCTCCAAGGCCGCGGAGAAGCTGTTCGTCACGCAGCCTACGCTGTCGCACCAGCTCGCGGAACTGGAAACCCATCTCGGCAAGGCCCTGTTCGACCGCTCGGGCAAGCGCATCCGCCTGACCCAGGTAGGCCAGGTTTTCCATGCCTATGCCAGGCGCAGCCTGGACGAACTGGCGGCCGGCTACACCGCGCTGGAAGAACTGGACGGGCTGCAGCGCGGACATGTGAATATCGGCGTGAGCCAGTCCTTCGTGCGCAAGCTGCTGCCGCCCATCGTCGCCGAATTCATGCGGTCCTATCCGGCGGTGCGGCTTACCGTGAAGGAAATGATGGCCCCCATGATCGAGCAGCAGCTCGCGAGCGGGGAGCTGCATCTCGGGATCGCCTTCGTGCCCGCGCGCCTGGAGGATACGGCCGTGGAGCCGCTGTTCAAGGAAAGGCTCATGCTGGTCGTCGGCGCTGGCCATCGGCTGGCGGCACGCAAGCGGGTGCGCCTGGCCGACCTCGCCAGCGAGCCGCTGGTGCTCATGACGCGCGACTATTACACGCGCGCGCTGATCGAACAGTATTTCGACCAGCGCGGCCTGGCGCCCGATATCGTCTGCGAAACCAACGCCATCAGCCTGATGATGGAACTGGCCGCTCAGTCCCAGTTGGCCACCTTGCTGCCGGAAAGCACCATCGACCCGTCCGCCCCGGTGGCGGTGATACCCGTCTACGAGCCGGTGCCCTTGCGCGTGACCGCCTTGCTGTGGTCCAAGCGCCACCACCGTACGGTCGCCGGCGATACCTTTGCGCGACTGTTGCGCGACCGCCTGCAACCGGTCGGCGCCGCCCTGCGCCAGCGCACCGCCCGGGGGGACACACCGGCCGACACCCCTCCCGCGGCCTGTGGCCAGCGGCCCGTTACGCAATGA
- a CDS encoding META domain-containing protein yields the protein MPLLSLSRCMALAIAAAALAGCSTTTGQAQAHGPGAVQAATTSDSLAQTQWRLVQWTSRDGSPRTIPAGQSQPMSLTFLAQGRDYRVSGYGGCNEFSGTYRLQAGKLFITVPSSSRVSCPTPELDAAERAYLSSLGHIVSFTLDSGGAPRQMGLNVQNGDILTFKRGADVPTNR from the coding sequence ATGCCGCTTCTTTCCTTGTCTCGCTGCATGGCGCTGGCGATTGCCGCGGCCGCATTGGCCGGATGCTCGACGACCACGGGACAGGCGCAGGCGCACGGCCCCGGCGCGGTTCAGGCCGCGACCACATCGGATTCCCTGGCGCAGACGCAATGGCGCCTGGTGCAATGGACGTCCAGGGACGGCAGCCCCCGCACGATTCCGGCTGGCCAGAGCCAGCCCATGAGCCTGACCTTCCTGGCCCAGGGACGCGACTATCGCGTGTCCGGCTATGGCGGCTGCAATGAGTTTTCCGGTACCTACCGGCTGCAGGCCGGCAAGTTGTTCATCACCGTGCCGTCGTCCAGCCGCGTGTCCTGCCCGACGCCGGAACTGGATGCGGCCGAGCGTGCGTACTTGTCCTCGCTGGGCCATATCGTCAGTTTCACCCTGGACAGTGGCGGCGCGCCGCGCCAGATGGGCCTGAACGTGCAAAATGGCGACATCCTGACCTTCAAGCGCGGCGCCGACGTGCCGACCAACCGCTGA
- a CDS encoding META and DUF4377 domain-containing protein, with amino-acid sequence MPFPAPTRRVAGALLVAAALTACSTPRQTELAQARYQPAYASDFLAQTSWVLARWTRVGGTLRPVPHDETRDRPITISFTHEGPALRVTGFSGCNNYASNYTVANGNLIVTAAPVSTRMACYPADRAPLERDFLSALTRIRATAVDNTGNPRRLTLSLDDGDILDFARRVDPVAGGERGVTKLVYVNAQQVPCGATAMRPMCLQVRDSDNQPWQVWAGDILGFQYRPGIVYRLRIVETPLADPQPGMPPVKWVLDTVVEQRVVGH; translated from the coding sequence ATGCCGTTCCCCGCCCCAACCCGCCGCGTCGCCGGCGCCTTGCTCGTGGCCGCCGCATTGACGGCGTGTTCCACGCCCCGGCAGACCGAGCTGGCCCAGGCACGCTACCAGCCCGCCTATGCATCCGATTTCCTGGCCCAGACGAGCTGGGTGCTGGCGCGCTGGACCCGCGTGGGCGGTACCCTGCGTCCGGTGCCGCACGACGAGACGCGCGACAGGCCCATTACCATCAGCTTTACGCATGAAGGTCCCGCGCTGCGCGTGACCGGTTTTTCCGGCTGCAACAACTACGCCAGCAACTACACCGTCGCGAATGGCAATCTCATCGTGACGGCCGCGCCGGTTTCCACGCGCATGGCGTGTTATCCGGCTGATCGTGCGCCGCTGGAGCGTGACTTCCTGTCCGCCCTGACCCGCATCCGCGCGACGGCCGTCGATAACACCGGCAACCCGCGGCGCTTGACGCTCTCGCTCGATGACGGCGATATCCTGGATTTCGCGCGTCGCGTCGACCCGGTCGCGGGCGGCGAACGCGGCGTGACCAAGCTGGTCTATGTCAATGCGCAGCAGGTGCCGTGCGGCGCCACGGCCATGCGTCCCATGTGCCTGCAGGTGCGCGACAGCGATAACCAACCCTGGCAGGTGTGGGCGGGCGACATCCTGGGCTTCCAGTATCGTCCCGGCATCGTTTACCGGCTGCGTATCGTCGAAACGCCGTTGGCGGACCCCCAGCCCGGCATGCCGCCGGTCAAGTGGGTGCTCGACACGGTGGTGGAACAACGCGTCGTCGGCCATTGA